A section of the Sporomusaceae bacterium FL31 genome encodes:
- a CDS encoding NADH dehydrogenase, which produces MKTIEDLKRLRDKVQSQINLRHVTGTQIIVGMGTCGIAAGAREVMSALLDEIAKRKLQDVLVRQTGCIGLCDKEVLVDVIKPGEPRISYGNVTKNDVAMIIAEHVVNGRIVESLVIGKITE; this is translated from the coding sequence ATGAAAACCATTGAAGATTTAAAGCGGCTGCGGGACAAGGTGCAATCTCAGATTAACTTGCGGCATGTAACCGGGACGCAGATTATTGTCGGAATGGGTACCTGTGGAATTGCAGCAGGGGCACGCGAGGTCATGTCGGCTTTGTTGGATGAAATTGCTAAGCGCAAGCTGCAGGATGTACTTGTTCGACAAACTGGCTGTATTGGGCTGTGTGATAAAGAGGTTCTTGTTGATGTTATTAAACCGGGCGAACCAAGAATTTCCTATGGAAATGTGACAAAAAATGATGTGGCAATGATTATCGCAGAACATGTGGTGAATGGCCGGATTGTTGAAAGTTTGGTTATTGGGAAAATAACAGAATAG
- a CDS encoding phosphoesterase, whose product MRKFIADLHIHTVLSPCAADEMTPANIIGIAVLGGIDIIAITDHNACENVGAVIEAAKHTKITVIPGMEVETKEEIHVVVLFDTLEQLYDWENFIQPYRSDLLNDERKFGSQTIVNANGEVIGCKPDMLLNPLACPLCDVVAGVKKLGGICIASHIDRPAYSVVSQLGFIPEEIEFDAVEVSRRVNCSEALQLIPSIKGITVITASDAHTLADLITGPRTEFELKAPSVSEIRKALHQEGLRKVVL is encoded by the coding sequence ATGCGTAAATTTATTGCTGATCTTCATATTCATACAGTGCTGTCACCATGTGCAGCTGATGAAATGACTCCGGCAAATATTATTGGAATTGCTGTATTGGGCGGTATTGATATCATAGCCATTACGGATCATAATGCCTGTGAGAATGTTGGGGCAGTCATCGAAGCTGCTAAACACACAAAGATTACCGTAATTCCCGGAATGGAAGTGGAAACCAAGGAAGAGATTCATGTAGTGGTATTGTTTGATACCCTGGAACAACTTTATGATTGGGAGAATTTTATTCAGCCATATCGATCAGATTTACTCAATGATGAACGAAAGTTCGGTTCACAAACCATTGTGAATGCTAACGGTGAAGTTATTGGCTGCAAGCCAGACATGTTATTAAATCCGTTGGCTTGTCCGCTTTGTGATGTGGTTGCAGGCGTGAAAAAACTTGGGGGGATTTGTATAGCCAGTCATATCGACAGGCCAGCTTACAGTGTTGTTTCTCAATTAGGCTTCATCCCGGAGGAAATTGAATTTGATGCTGTTGAGGTTTCCCGAAGAGTGAACTGCAGTGAGGCTTTACAGCTCATTCCGAGTATTAAGGGCATAACCGTAATAACAGCTTCGGATGCACATACCCTGGCTGATTTGATTACCGGGCCCCGAACAGAGTTTGAACTAAAAGCGCCATCAGTTTCCGAGATTCGCAAAGCTTTACATCAAGAAGGCTTAAGGAAAGTGGTATTATGA
- a CDS encoding NADH-quinone oxidoreductase subunit E encodes MDKNEHKPCCGGNGGNQFAQLEQILEKYREVKGALIPVLQETQNAYGYLAKEAIEYIAKNMNIPVSQIYGVVTFYSQFHLNPRGKNIVRVCQGTACHVRGAKLILKALEDHLKITAGQTTDDLKFTLETVACIGACGLAPVMMVNDDTHGRLTPEIVTDIIKKYV; translated from the coding sequence ATGGATAAAAATGAACATAAACCTTGCTGTGGCGGCAATGGGGGCAATCAGTTTGCGCAGCTTGAACAGATTTTGGAGAAATACCGTGAAGTCAAAGGTGCATTAATTCCAGTTCTGCAAGAAACACAGAATGCATATGGCTATTTAGCAAAAGAGGCAATTGAATATATTGCAAAAAACATGAATATTCCAGTGAGTCAAATTTATGGCGTGGTTACTTTTTACTCGCAATTTCACCTTAATCCGCGTGGAAAAAATATCGTAAGGGTATGTCAAGGAACTGCCTGTCATGTACGCGGTGCTAAGCTTATCTTGAAAGCCTTAGAAGATCACTTGAAAATCACGGCAGGGCAAACCACCGATGATTTAAAATTTACGCTAGAGACTGTCGCTTGTATCGGAGCCTGTGGCTTGGCCCCGGTGATGATGGTCAATGATGACACGCATGGCCGCTTAACTCCGGAGATCGTAACAGATATTATCAAAAAATATGTGTAA
- a CDS encoding hydrogenase, whose translation MDEYFHSVRLISDRCKGCVSCTKRCPTEAIRIRGGKAQIIESRCIDCGECIRRCPTHAKTAVTDQLADLAEYAYNVALPAPALYAQFSAEIGIDAILVGLLNLGFDEVFEVAQAAELVSLAINDYMARGQASRPVISSACPAVVRLIQVKFPELIDHLLPINAPVEVAARLVRQKCSKQLNLKPEQIGIWFITPCPAKMTVIKQANDLKSSISGAIGISKIYGDLLKAIPTECPNPRLHKSTWQGIGWAVAGGETSTINELNTLVVYGIHSVSTALEQVVMGKLTGLDYIEALACAGGCIGGALNVEDRFVAEHRMKQRKRTMETVQEAGELDSVGDYSEVLLSGERPPVEPKPVLRLDDDIMKAMSKVEEIESTLKRLPGFDCGLCGSPSCYTLAQDIAQGMASETDCIFKLREKVRDLAQTMIELANKLPPSLDKESS comes from the coding sequence ATGGATGAATATTTTCATTCGGTTAGGTTAATCAGTGATCGCTGTAAAGGGTGTGTAAGCTGCACTAAGCGTTGCCCAACTGAGGCCATACGGATTCGCGGCGGAAAAGCTCAAATTATCGAATCACGTTGTATTGACTGCGGTGAATGTATTCGGCGCTGTCCAACCCATGCAAAAACCGCAGTGACTGATCAATTGGCTGATCTTGCAGAGTATGCTTATAATGTAGCCTTGCCTGCTCCGGCTCTTTATGCTCAGTTTTCTGCAGAGATAGGGATTGACGCCATCTTAGTTGGTTTATTAAATCTAGGTTTTGATGAAGTCTTTGAAGTAGCACAGGCAGCCGAATTGGTGTCACTTGCGATTAATGACTATATGGCTCGCGGGCAAGCAAGCAGGCCGGTGATTTCTTCAGCTTGTCCGGCTGTGGTTAGACTCATCCAGGTAAAATTCCCCGAACTTATTGATCATTTACTGCCAATTAATGCGCCAGTCGAGGTTGCTGCCCGTTTAGTGAGACAAAAGTGCAGTAAGCAGCTTAACTTGAAGCCTGAGCAGATTGGTATTTGGTTTATCACGCCTTGTCCTGCGAAAATGACGGTGATTAAACAAGCAAATGATTTGAAATCTTCGATATCTGGGGCAATCGGCATTTCTAAAATATATGGTGATTTATTGAAGGCTATACCGACAGAGTGCCCCAATCCAAGGTTGCATAAGTCAACCTGGCAAGGTATAGGCTGGGCAGTCGCCGGGGGAGAAACAAGTACAATCAATGAACTAAATACCCTGGTGGTTTATGGAATCCATAGTGTAAGTACGGCTCTGGAACAAGTCGTCATGGGGAAACTTACTGGTTTAGATTATATCGAAGCGCTTGCTTGTGCAGGTGGCTGTATTGGGGGTGCTCTCAATGTCGAAGATCGGTTTGTTGCCGAGCACCGAATGAAACAACGTAAGCGGACTATGGAGACTGTACAGGAGGCGGGCGAGCTTGATTCAGTTGGTGATTACAGTGAAGTTTTATTGAGTGGTGAGCGTCCTCCTGTTGAGCCTAAACCTGTGCTGCGTCTGGATGATGATATTATGAAGGCCATGTCCAAAGTTGAAGAAATTGAGTCAACTTTAAAACGCTTGCCAGGCTTTGATTGCGGGTTATGCGGTTCACCAAGCTGCTATACTTTGGCACAAGATATAGCTCAAGGTATGGCCAGTGAAACCGACTGTATCTTTAAGTTACGGGAAAAAGTCCGCGATTTAGCTCAAACCATGATTGAGCTTGCGAATAAGCTTCCGCCATCACTGGATAAAGAATCTAGTTGA
- a CDS encoding serine/threonine protein kinase, translated as MSEKQKISLEFDLIGSEFDSAGEASSKIKRVLQQIGISSDVIRRIAISSYEAEMNVIIHAYRGVMRADIYPNRTEIRLEDEGPGIEDINLAMQEGYSTAPDFVREMGFGAGMGLPNMVRCTDKFDIQSEIGKGTTVVMLINH; from the coding sequence GTGAGTGAAAAACAAAAAATTTCACTTGAATTTGACCTAATAGGTTCAGAATTTGATTCAGCCGGTGAGGCTTCAAGTAAAATTAAGCGTGTGCTTCAGCAAATCGGTATAAGTTCTGATGTTATCCGGAGAATTGCTATTAGTTCTTATGAGGCAGAAATGAATGTTATTATTCATGCTTATCGAGGGGTTATGAGGGCTGATATTTATCCTAATCGCACTGAAATACGGCTGGAGGATGAAGGACCGGGGATTGAAGACATTAATTTGGCGATGCAAGAAGGCTATTCGACGGCACCTGATTTTGTCCGTGAAATGGGGTTTGGAGCCGGTATGGGATTACCCAATATGGTTCGATGTACCGACAAGTTTGATATTCAGTCTGAAATTGGTAAAGGAACTACGGTTGTCATGCTAATCAACCATTGA
- a CDS encoding two-component sensor histidine kinase, with the protein MRELSLHILDLVQNSIEAHATQVALTIIENSKDNLFSICICDNGGGMDKELLQQVFDPFVTTRTTRRIGLGLPLFQMSAKRCGGYLKIESEPGVGTKVEAVYQYHHIDRPPLGKICETIRLIMIANPELDFSYTHFVETASFSISTREVTAILGDIPLSHPDVIIWLTNFLTDRFTNLYGGVCDENH; encoded by the coding sequence ATGCGCGAACTTTCATTACATATCTTGGATTTAGTACAAAATTCAATTGAAGCTCATGCCACCCAAGTTGCACTAACGATCATCGAAAACTCAAAAGACAATCTGTTTTCTATTTGCATTTGTGACAATGGGGGCGGTATGGATAAAGAGCTGCTGCAACAGGTATTCGATCCGTTTGTTACAACCAGAACAACACGTCGGATCGGTTTGGGGCTGCCGCTGTTTCAAATGTCGGCTAAACGGTGCGGTGGATATCTGAAAATTGAATCAGAACCAGGGGTTGGCACAAAGGTCGAAGCTGTATATCAATATCATCATATTGATCGTCCGCCTTTAGGGAAAATTTGTGAGACGATCAGGCTCATCATGATTGCGAATCCTGAATTGGATTTTAGTTACACGCATTTTGTTGAGACTGCTTCTTTCTCGATATCTACGAGAGAAGTAACGGCCATCTTAGGAGACATACCTTTATCCCATCCAGATGTTATTATCTGGCTTACTAACTTTCTAACAGACAGGTTCACCAATTTGTATGGAGGTGTTTGTGATGAAAACCATTGA